Proteins encoded in a region of the Rhizobium sp. CC-YZS058 genome:
- a CDS encoding ABC transporter permease — MTNLAAEGPKPTRSLKDLDLAAVAPFIALALLLVLGAFAHPNFLSIDNMTNVITRSAFIAVIAVGATFVITSGGLDLSVGAMVAFVASVMILFLNSGLTGDPTLTLACGVVLAILVGAACGLANGLVTTVGRIEPFIATLGAMGIYRGLTTWLSQGGAITLRDPAVQSLYRPAYFGTILGVPVPIVVILVTALIGAFLLYRTRYGRHVVAVGSNEDVARYSGIHVNRVRTIAYVIQGLCVAIAVLIYVPRLGSTSATTGILWELQAITAVVVGGTALRGGVGRIWGTICGAFILEIVGNIMLLSNFVSEYLLSAIQGAIIIIAMLVQRSLMRKG; from the coding sequence ATGACCAATCTCGCCGCCGAGGGGCCAAAGCCGACACGCTCTCTCAAGGACCTCGATCTTGCCGCCGTCGCGCCCTTCATCGCGCTGGCGCTGCTGCTGGTGCTGGGCGCCTTCGCGCATCCGAATTTCCTGAGCATCGACAATATGACGAACGTCATCACGCGTTCGGCCTTCATTGCGGTCATTGCGGTCGGCGCCACCTTCGTCATCACCTCCGGCGGGCTCGATCTGTCGGTCGGCGCCATGGTCGCCTTCGTGGCGAGCGTGATGATCCTGTTCCTGAACTCCGGTCTGACGGGCGATCCCACGCTGACGCTGGCCTGCGGCGTGGTGCTCGCGATCCTGGTCGGGGCTGCCTGCGGGCTCGCCAATGGCCTGGTGACGACGGTCGGGCGTATCGAGCCCTTCATCGCGACACTCGGCGCCATGGGCATCTATCGCGGCCTCACCACCTGGCTTTCCCAGGGCGGCGCCATCACGCTGCGCGATCCGGCGGTCCAGTCGCTCTATCGTCCCGCCTATTTCGGCACCATTCTCGGCGTGCCGGTGCCGATCGTCGTCATTCTCGTCACCGCCCTCATCGGCGCCTTCCTGCTCTATCGCACGCGCTATGGCCGCCATGTGGTGGCGGTCGGCTCGAACGAGGATGTCGCGCGTTACTCCGGCATCCATGTCAACCGGGTGCGCACCATCGCCTATGTGATCCAGGGCCTGTGCGTGGCGATCGCCGTGCTGATCTATGTCCCGCGCCTCGGCTCCACCTCGGCCACGACCGGCATCCTCTGGGAACTGCAGGCGATCACCGCCGTCGTCGTCGGCGGCACGGCGTTGCGCGGCGGCGTCGGGCGCATCTGGGGCACGATCTGCGGCGCCTTCATTCTGGAAATCGTCGGCAACATCATGCTGCTGTCGAACTTCGTCAGCGAATATCTGCTGAGCGCCATCCAGGGCGCGATCATCATCATCGCCATGCTCGTGCAGCGCTCGTTGATGCGCAAGGGCTGA
- a CDS encoding substrate-binding domain-containing protein, with the protein MKTTLLGLALAALMSATAFAQETKTIGVSIPAADHGWTSGVVFHAERVAKLLMAEHPGLNVIVKTSPDAATQANAVQDLSVQGIDALVILPSDPDPLVNAIKEVKDKGKFVTIVDRAPSVNDNTIRDLYVAGNNPALGEVAGKYIAEKTPDAEVVVIRGLPIPIDQQRQDGFDKGIAGSNVKVLDRQYGNWNRDDAFKVMQDFLTKYQKIDVVWCQDDDMAVGVLQAIEQAGRKDIQYVVAGAGSKDMIKRVMDGDKMVPVDVLYPPAMVGTAMELTASALYDQVPVSGTYTLDATLVTPENAKNFYFPDSPF; encoded by the coding sequence ATGAAGACGACACTACTGGGACTGGCGCTCGCGGCGCTGATGTCCGCTACCGCGTTTGCGCAGGAAACGAAGACGATCGGCGTCTCGATCCCGGCCGCTGACCATGGCTGGACATCGGGCGTGGTCTTCCATGCCGAGCGCGTCGCCAAGCTGCTGATGGCCGAACATCCGGGCCTGAACGTCATCGTCAAGACCTCGCCGGATGCCGCCACCCAGGCCAATGCCGTGCAGGATCTTTCGGTCCAGGGCATCGACGCACTGGTCATCCTGCCGTCCGACCCGGATCCGCTGGTCAACGCCATCAAGGAAGTCAAGGACAAGGGCAAGTTCGTGACGATCGTCGACCGCGCGCCGAGCGTGAACGACAATACCATCCGTGATCTCTATGTCGCCGGCAACAACCCGGCGCTCGGCGAAGTCGCCGGCAAGTACATTGCCGAGAAGACGCCGGACGCCGAAGTCGTCGTCATTCGCGGCCTGCCGATCCCGATCGACCAGCAGCGCCAGGACGGGTTCGACAAGGGCATCGCCGGCTCGAACGTCAAGGTTCTCGACCGCCAGTACGGCAACTGGAACCGCGACGACGCCTTCAAGGTCATGCAGGACTTCCTGACCAAATATCAGAAGATCGATGTGGTCTGGTGCCAGGACGACGACATGGCCGTCGGCGTGCTGCAGGCGATCGAACAGGCCGGCCGCAAGGACATCCAGTATGTCGTGGCCGGCGCCGGTTCCAAGGACATGATCAAGCGCGTCATGGATGGCGACAAGATGGTGCCGGTCGATGTGCTCTATCCGCCGGCGATGGTCGGTACAGCCATGGAACTGACCGCCTCGGCGCTCTACGACCAGGTTCCGGTCAGCGGCACCTATACGCTGGACGCGACGCTCGTCACGCCCGAGAACGCGAAGAACTTCTATTTCCCCGACTCGCCGTTCTGA
- a CDS encoding VOC family protein, giving the protein MNAQFIILTVSDPLASADFYERLLGRPAIDRAPTFSLFALNDATRLGLWSSKTIKPPATGAPGSAELTFVLPDRSAVDACHADWQEKGITILQAPEQADFGYTVCGTDPDGHRLRAFVPNPH; this is encoded by the coding sequence ATGAATGCCCAGTTCATCATCCTCACCGTCAGCGATCCACTGGCGAGTGCCGATTTCTACGAGCGTCTGCTCGGTCGCCCGGCGATCGACCGCGCCCCGACCTTCTCGCTCTTCGCACTCAACGATGCCACTCGCCTCGGGCTCTGGTCGTCGAAAACGATCAAGCCTCCGGCAACCGGGGCGCCGGGCAGCGCGGAGTTGACCTTCGTCCTGCCGGATCGCTCCGCCGTCGATGCCTGCCATGCCGACTGGCAGGAGAAAGGCATCACGATCCTGCAGGCGCCGGAGCAGGCCGATTTCGGCTATACCGTTTGCGGCACCGATCCGGACGGGCACCGGCTGCGCGCCTTCGTGCCGAACCCGCACTGA
- a CDS encoding GNAT family N-acetyltransferase, which translates to MDAVTISPLAVVAQFRPIVTDRIFTAWGEAEGFTLDELDRDMARNMLCEAIPFTLVAHEGEAFLGTVSVIDDDLPLRPAIWPWLASLWVEPEARARGIGARLIAAALSRAAPHASDLHLHAVPDVAGFYESRGWTAVERDVSGVTIFRHPTRQGPAGA; encoded by the coding sequence ATGGATGCCGTCACCATCTCGCCGCTCGCCGTGGTGGCGCAGTTTCGTCCGATCGTCACCGATCGGATCTTCACGGCCTGGGGAGAGGCGGAAGGCTTCACCCTCGACGAGCTCGACCGGGACATGGCCCGCAACATGCTCTGCGAAGCCATCCCCTTTACCCTTGTCGCGCATGAGGGCGAGGCCTTTCTCGGCACGGTCTCGGTGATCGATGACGACCTGCCGCTGCGCCCGGCCATCTGGCCCTGGCTCGCCTCGCTCTGGGTGGAGCCGGAGGCCAGAGCCCGGGGCATCGGCGCCCGGCTGATTGCGGCCGCACTGTCCCGCGCGGCGCCGCATGCGAGCGATCTCCACCTCCACGCGGTGCCGGACGTTGCCGGCTTCTACGAGTCGCGTGGCTGGACCGCGGTCGAGCGCGATGTATCCGGCGTCACGATCTTCCGGCACCCGACCCGGCAGGGACCGGCCGGGGCCTGA
- a CDS encoding sugar phosphate isomerase/epimerase: MKTIKGPGLFLAQFAGDAAPFNSWDSITKWAADCGYIGVQLPTWDSRLIDLKQAATSKTYCDELAGKARDNGVVITELSTHLQGQLVAVHPAYDEGFDGFAAPEVRGNPKARQEWAVEQVKLALTASKNLGLNAMASFSGALAWPFLYPWPQRPAGLVETAFDELARRWMPILDHAEECGVDICYEIHPGEDLHDGITYEMFLERTGNHARACMLYDPSHYILQCLDYLENLDIYKDRIRMFHVKDAEFNPTGRQGVYGGFQSWVNRAGRFRSPGDGQVDFGAVFSKLTANDFDGWAVVEWECALKHPEDGAVEGAEFVKHHIIRVTEKAFDDFAGGGTDEAANRRMLGIS; encoded by the coding sequence ATGAAGACGATCAAGGGACCGGGCCTGTTTCTCGCGCAATTCGCCGGCGATGCCGCCCCCTTCAATTCCTGGGATTCCATCACCAAATGGGCCGCCGATTGCGGCTATATCGGCGTTCAGCTGCCAACCTGGGACTCCCGGCTGATCGACCTCAAGCAGGCCGCGACGTCCAAGACCTATTGCGACGAGCTGGCCGGCAAGGCCCGCGACAATGGCGTCGTCATTACCGAGCTTTCGACCCATCTGCAGGGCCAGCTGGTTGCCGTTCATCCGGCCTATGACGAAGGCTTTGATGGCTTTGCGGCGCCGGAGGTGCGCGGCAACCCGAAGGCGCGGCAGGAATGGGCGGTCGAGCAGGTCAAGCTGGCGCTGACCGCGTCCAAGAATCTCGGCCTGAATGCCATGGCAAGCTTCTCCGGCGCACTGGCCTGGCCTTTCCTCTATCCCTGGCCGCAGCGCCCCGCCGGCCTAGTGGAAACCGCCTTCGACGAACTCGCCCGCCGCTGGATGCCGATCCTCGACCATGCCGAAGAGTGCGGCGTCGATATCTGCTACGAGATCCATCCCGGCGAAGATCTGCACGATGGCATCACCTATGAGATGTTCCTGGAGCGCACCGGCAATCATGCCCGCGCCTGCATGCTCTACGATCCGTCGCACTACATCCTCCAGTGCCTCGACTATCTGGAGAACCTCGACATCTACAAGGACAGGATCCGCATGTTCCACGTCAAGGATGCGGAGTTCAATCCGACCGGGCGCCAGGGCGTCTATGGCGGCTTCCAGAGCTGGGTGAACCGGGCAGGCCGCTTCCGCTCTCCGGGCGACGGCCAGGTGGATTTCGGCGCCGTCTTCTCCAAGCTCACCGCCAATGATTTCGACGGCTGGGCGGTCGTGGAATGGGAATGCGCGCTCAAGCACCCGGAAGACGGTGCGGTCGAGGGCGCCGAATTCGTCAAGCATCACATCATTCGCGTGACCGAAAAGGCCTTCGACGATTTTGCCGGCGGCGGCACGGACGAGGCTGCCAACCGCCGCATGCTGGGGATTTCCTGA
- a CDS encoding Gfo/Idh/MocA family oxidoreductase, protein MAIEGKADGVKHGRIRLGMVGGGAGAFIGAVHRMAARLDDRFTLVAGALSSTPEKAQASGRDLGLDPARIYSDYRQMAIREAKLKDGIEAVAIVTPNHVHFEAAREFLKRGIHVICDKPLTSTLSDARKLQALAAESDALFILTHNYTGYPMVRQARAMVARGDIGTVRLVQIEYPQDWLTDAVEKTGSKQAEWRTDPARSGAGGSTGDIGTHGYNLGAFVSGLELDELAADLDSFVEGRALDDNAHVLLRFKEKDGVRAKGMLWCSQVAPGHENGLQVRVYGTKGGLEWTQKDPNYLWYTRHGEPKQLITRMGAGALAEANRVSRIPPGHPEGYLEGFATIYTEAAEAIRAKQSGAALDPAVTYPTVDDGMKGMIFVDACVRSSKKNGGWVKV, encoded by the coding sequence ATGGCAATCGAAGGCAAGGCGGATGGGGTCAAGCACGGGCGGATCCGGCTCGGCATGGTGGGCGGTGGCGCGGGCGCCTTTATCGGCGCGGTCCACCGCATGGCGGCGCGGCTCGACGATCGCTTCACGCTGGTGGCCGGGGCGCTGTCCTCGACGCCTGAAAAGGCGCAGGCCTCGGGGCGCGATCTGGGCCTCGACCCCGCGCGCATCTATTCCGATTATCGCCAGATGGCGATCCGCGAGGCCAAGCTGAAGGACGGCATCGAGGCGGTGGCGATCGTCACGCCCAACCATGTCCATTTCGAAGCGGCGCGTGAGTTCCTCAAGCGCGGCATCCATGTGATCTGCGACAAGCCGCTGACCTCGACCTTGAGCGACGCCCGCAAGCTGCAGGCGCTGGCGGCCGAGAGCGACGCGCTCTTCATCCTCACCCACAATTATACCGGCTATCCGATGGTGCGTCAGGCGCGTGCCATGGTGGCCCGCGGCGATATCGGCACGGTGCGGCTGGTGCAGATCGAATATCCGCAGGACTGGCTGACCGATGCGGTGGAGAAGACCGGCTCCAAGCAGGCCGAGTGGCGCACCGACCCGGCGCGCTCCGGCGCCGGCGGCTCCACCGGCGACATCGGCACCCATGGCTACAATCTCGGCGCCTTCGTTTCAGGCCTCGAACTCGACGAGCTCGCCGCCGATCTCGACAGCTTCGTCGAAGGCCGGGCGCTGGACGACAACGCCCATGTCCTGCTGCGCTTCAAGGAAAAGGACGGTGTGCGGGCCAAGGGCATGCTCTGGTGCAGCCAGGTGGCGCCAGGCCATGAAAACGGCCTGCAGGTGCGGGTCTACGGCACCAAGGGCGGACTGGAATGGACGCAGAAGGACCCGAACTATCTCTGGTATACCCGCCATGGAGAGCCCAAGCAGTTGATCACCCGCATGGGCGCCGGCGCACTCGCCGAGGCCAACCGCGTCTCGCGCATTCCGCCCGGCCATCCGGAGGGCTATCTTGAGGGTTTCGCCACCATCTACACCGAAGCTGCAGAGGCGATCCGCGCCAAGCAATCGGGCGCCGCGCTCGATCCGGCCGTCACCTATCCGACGGTGGACGACGGGATGAAGGGCATGATTTTTGTCGATGCCTGCGTTCGTTCGTCCAAGAAGAACGGCGGCTGGGTGAAAGTCTAA
- a CDS encoding CHAD domain-containing protein, which translates to MAFKLSTRRSFTAEFHRLATAQLDRAIDQLEQRPGGPMEAIHRARKAVKKVRGLYRFAGSAAGKARTAENRRLRDASRQVAQLRDAEALVDTAELLRARLADEEEDAALRAVDALKARRGWMIEAATDLDGRLAQFAEALKDARTAATSLAFDDRSKATRRLVEKAWRKSLGRVKAALEEARASRTPEAFHTLRKRCQDDRFHHLLMMRLWPSLLQERERTIKALIDRLGVLHDFAVLLAVLEAEPELISPEDQVILRHALEVEIGAEGRRALDEADALYRIDPGQEARRIACLWKLAT; encoded by the coding sequence ATGGCTTTCAAACTTTCGACCAGACGATCCTTCACCGCCGAGTTCCACCGGCTGGCAACAGCGCAGCTCGATCGGGCGATCGACCAGCTGGAGCAGCGGCCGGGCGGGCCGATGGAGGCGATCCATAGGGCCCGAAAGGCGGTGAAGAAGGTGCGGGGCCTCTACCGCTTCGCAGGCAGCGCGGCGGGCAAGGCGCGCACGGCGGAGAACAGACGGCTGCGCGACGCCTCGAGGCAGGTGGCACAGCTGCGCGACGCCGAGGCGCTGGTGGACACGGCCGAGCTGTTGCGTGCACGTCTGGCGGACGAGGAAGAGGATGCGGCCCTGCGCGCCGTGGATGCGTTGAAAGCGCGGCGCGGCTGGATGATCGAGGCCGCGACCGATCTCGACGGTCGCCTTGCGCAGTTTGCCGAAGCGCTGAAGGACGCCCGCACGGCCGCCACGAGCCTTGCCTTCGACGATAGAAGCAAGGCGACGCGGCGGCTCGTCGAGAAAGCCTGGCGCAAGAGCCTCGGGCGCGTGAAAGCGGCGCTTGAGGAGGCCCGCGCCAGCCGCACGCCGGAGGCCTTCCATACACTGCGCAAACGCTGCCAGGACGACCGTTTCCACCACCTCCTCATGATGCGGCTTTGGCCGTCATTGCTCCAGGAGCGCGAGCGGACCATCAAGGCGCTGATCGACCGGCTGGGCGTGCTGCATGATTTTGCGGTGCTGCTCGCGGTGCTGGAGGCGGAACCGGAACTCATTTCGCCCGAGGATCAGGTGATCCTGCGCCATGCGCTCGAGGTGGAGATCGGCGCGGAGGGGCGGCGGGCTCTGGATGAGGCCGATGCGCTCTACCGGATCGACCCCGGGCAGGAAGCCCGGCGCATCGCCTGCCTTTGGAAACTCGCGACATAG
- a CDS encoding CPBP family intramembrane glutamic endopeptidase yields MMVMEFGSKKRPSPLIRLVGFVVMAYAVSWSFWLLQVLMRDAFPNDPRLGLLHLLGSLGPAVAGLCMATAAGGRAGLRRLLERVFDWQAGGGPGAVVWHGIAWLGPFVVLFVAQVLAQEAGAAVQPGVLSPSDEFPGLPVWLYWLAVLVFYGFGEEIGWRGFALPLLQSRFHPVVATLLLSLIWAVWHWPLFLFSPGLSVLDPTGMAGWFASLVTGAFLLTFLFNASGGSVLVVAIFHATMDIAFLGPPAVAMRVGALVTVAGLVVFALLVKRGRAMAIGDEYVT; encoded by the coding sequence ATGATGGTCATGGAGTTCGGTTCGAAGAAGCGGCCTTCGCCGCTGATCCGCCTCGTGGGCTTTGTCGTCATGGCCTATGCCGTCTCCTGGTCCTTCTGGCTGCTCCAGGTGCTGATGCGGGACGCGTTCCCCAACGACCCTCGGCTCGGCCTGCTGCATCTTCTGGGAAGTCTCGGGCCGGCGGTGGCGGGGCTGTGCATGGCGACCGCGGCCGGCGGTCGCGCTGGCCTGCGCCGGTTGCTGGAGCGGGTGTTCGATTGGCAGGCCGGTGGCGGGCCCGGCGCGGTCGTCTGGCATGGCATTGCCTGGCTTGGGCCGTTTGTGGTGCTCTTCGTCGCGCAGGTTCTTGCCCAGGAGGCGGGTGCGGCGGTTCAGCCCGGCGTTCTCTCCCCAAGCGATGAGTTTCCCGGACTGCCGGTCTGGCTCTATTGGCTGGCCGTGCTGGTCTTCTACGGGTTCGGCGAGGAGATCGGCTGGCGCGGCTTCGCTTTGCCTTTGCTCCAGTCCCGCTTTCACCCCGTCGTCGCTACGCTGCTGCTCTCACTCATCTGGGCCGTCTGGCACTGGCCGCTCTTCCTGTTTTCCCCCGGGCTTTCCGTGCTCGATCCGACGGGGATGGCCGGGTGGTTCGCAAGCCTTGTCACCGGTGCCTTCCTTCTCACCTTTCTCTTCAACGCCAGCGGCGGCAGCGTGCTTGTCGTGGCGATCTTCCATGCCACGATGGACATCGCCTTCCTGGGGCCGCCGGCGGTTGCCATGCGGGTGGGGGCGCTCGTCACGGTCGCGGGCCTTGTTGTCTTCGCGCTCCTCGTGAAGCGCGGGCGGGCGATGGCGATAGGTGACGAATACGTCACGTGA
- a CDS encoding YafY family protein, protein MSRSARLLDLIQLLRAHRRPVSGAALAGALGVSLRTLYRDIATLQAQGADIDGAPGVGYKLKPGFLLPPIMLREEEIEALVLGMRWVASRTDPTLEAAASHALAKIAAVLPPELRRELERTALLVPRPLPGQSRPPDLTPLRAAIRAGLKLDLTYRDQTGATTMRRVWPFALGYFEDVRVLIAWCELRNGHRHFRVDRIVALQPTEERSPRRPEVLMAEWKRDQGLPAG, encoded by the coding sequence ATGTCCCGCTCCGCCCGCCTTCTCGACCTCATCCAGCTTCTGCGCGCCCATCGGCGCCCCGTTTCGGGGGCGGCGCTTGCAGGCGCCTTGGGCGTCAGCCTGCGCACGCTGTATCGCGACATCGCCACGCTGCAGGCCCAGGGGGCCGATATCGATGGTGCACCGGGGGTCGGCTACAAGCTGAAACCGGGCTTCCTGCTGCCGCCGATCATGCTGCGGGAGGAGGAGATCGAGGCGCTGGTGCTCGGCATGCGCTGGGTAGCGTCCCGCACGGATCCGACCCTGGAAGCGGCGGCGAGCCATGCCCTTGCCAAGATCGCTGCCGTGCTGCCGCCGGAGCTGCGCCGCGAGCTGGAGCGCACCGCTCTCCTCGTTCCCCGCCCCCTGCCCGGCCAGAGCCGGCCGCCGGACCTGACCCCCTTGCGCGCTGCCATCCGCGCCGGGCTGAAACTGGATCTGACCTATCGCGATCAGACGGGCGCCACCACGATGCGGCGGGTCTGGCCCTTTGCGCTCGGCTATTTCGAGGATGTCCGCGTGCTGATTGCCTGGTGCGAACTGCGCAACGGCCATCGGCATTTCCGGGTCGACCGGATCGTCGCCCTGCAGCCGACGGAGGAGCGCAGCCCACGGCGGCCGGAGGTTCTGATGGCCGAATGGAAGCGGGACCAGGGGCTGCCGGCCGGCTGA
- a CDS encoding GH1 family beta-glucosidase — protein sequence MTDRIPDPALLADRFPGDFLFGVATAAFQIEGAAKADGRKPSIWDAFSNMPGRVFGRHNGDVACDHYHRLEQDLDLIASLGVQAYRFSIAWPRVYPDGTGPINEKGLDFYDRLVDGLQARGIKAFATLYHWDLPLMLAGDGGWTARSTAYAFQRYARTTIARLGDRLDAVATFNEPWCSVWLSHLYGIHAPGERNMEAALHALHTTNLAHGLAVSAIREERPKLPVGIVINPMHVYAGSDTPADQAAAERAFDFHNGVFFGPIFKGAYPDTVLSALGERMPPIEDGDLALISQPLDWWGVNYYTPMRVADDPTEGAEFPATKPAPFVNQETTDIGWEIFPQALGDLIRTVNARYTLPDCYITENGACYNMGVEDGAVDDQPRLDYIADHLSVTADLIAEGYPMRGYFAWSLMDNFEWAEGYRMRFGIVHVDYDTQARTIKKSGLWYQSLARSFPKGNHGGSVGAEDRSS from the coding sequence ATGACCGACCGCATCCCCGATCCCGCGCTGCTTGCCGATCGCTTTCCGGGCGATTTCCTGTTCGGTGTCGCGACAGCCGCCTTCCAGATCGAGGGAGCGGCCAAGGCGGACGGCCGCAAGCCCTCGATCTGGGATGCCTTTTCGAACATGCCGGGCCGGGTTTTCGGCCGGCACAATGGCGATGTCGCCTGCGATCACTATCACCGGCTCGAACAGGACCTCGACCTGATCGCCTCGCTCGGCGTCCAGGCCTACCGGTTTTCGATCGCCTGGCCACGCGTCTATCCGGATGGAACGGGGCCGATCAACGAGAAGGGCCTGGATTTCTACGATCGTCTGGTCGACGGGCTGCAGGCCCGCGGCATCAAGGCCTTCGCCACGCTCTACCATTGGGACCTGCCGCTGATGCTGGCCGGCGACGGCGGCTGGACGGCGCGCTCCACGGCCTATGCCTTCCAGCGCTATGCCCGCACCACGATCGCCCGCCTCGGCGACCGGCTGGATGCGGTGGCGACCTTCAACGAGCCTTGGTGCTCCGTCTGGCTCAGCCATCTCTACGGCATTCACGCGCCCGGCGAGCGGAACATGGAGGCAGCGCTCCATGCGCTGCACACCACCAACCTCGCCCATGGCCTTGCCGTGTCCGCCATTCGCGAAGAGCGGCCGAAGCTGCCCGTCGGCATCGTCATCAATCCCATGCATGTCTATGCCGGCAGCGATACCCCGGCCGATCAGGCCGCCGCCGAACGCGCCTTCGACTTCCACAACGGCGTCTTCTTCGGACCGATCTTCAAGGGCGCCTATCCGGACACCGTCCTCTCCGCGCTCGGAGAGCGGATGCCTCCGATCGAGGACGGCGACCTTGCGCTGATCAGCCAACCGCTCGACTGGTGGGGCGTCAACTACTACACCCCGATGCGCGTGGCGGATGATCCGACCGAGGGCGCGGAGTTTCCGGCAACGAAGCCGGCCCCCTTCGTCAATCAGGAGACGACGGATATCGGCTGGGAGATCTTTCCGCAGGCGCTGGGCGATCTGATCCGCACTGTGAATGCCCGCTACACGCTGCCCGACTGCTACATCACCGAGAACGGCGCCTGCTACAATATGGGCGTCGAGGACGGGGCGGTCGATGACCAGCCGCGGCTGGACTACATCGCCGATCACTTGTCGGTCACGGCCGACCTGATTGCCGAAGGCTACCCGATGCGCGGCTATTTCGCCTGGAGCCTGATGGACAATTTCGAATGGGCGGAGGGCTATCGCATGCGCTTCGGCATCGTCCACGTCGATTACGACACGCAGGCGCGCACGATCAAGAAGAGCGGTCTCTGGTACCAGTCGCTGGCGCGCAGCTTTCCCAAGGGCAATCACGGTGGTTCTGTCGGCGCGGAGGACCGCTCATCCTGA
- a CDS encoding ArsR/SmtB family transcription factor, with the protein MDDVFAALAHPLRRALLDRLHAQDGQTLSELERSQPITRFGVMKHLGVLENAHLIVTRRIGREKRHYLNPLPIQEIADRWIARYAQPFLRTMSDLKTAVEGKDAAMAPAAPQHVWELFIRATPLAVWTILTDDEKTPLWQHFNMSSVTDWAVGGAITYRVGDAAMIVGEVLAVEPPHRFVHTFRAQWSPAVAADPASRVTWLLEPVGDAACKLTLIHDDFGGETETSKAVVGGWPEALSRLKTLAETGVPFLLPGPAAA; encoded by the coding sequence ATGGACGATGTCTTCGCCGCCTTGGCCCATCCGCTCCGGCGCGCGCTCCTGGACCGCCTGCACGCACAGGACGGGCAAACCTTGAGCGAGCTCGAGCGGAGCCAGCCCATCACCCGCTTTGGGGTGATGAAGCACCTTGGCGTGCTGGAGAACGCCCATCTGATCGTCACGCGCCGGATCGGCCGGGAGAAGCGCCACTATCTCAATCCGCTCCCCATTCAGGAAATCGCGGATCGCTGGATCGCGCGCTATGCCCAGCCTTTTCTGCGGACGATGAGCGACCTCAAAACCGCTGTCGAAGGAAAGGACGCCGCCATGGCCCCCGCAGCACCGCAGCATGTCTGGGAACTCTTCATTCGCGCCACGCCGCTTGCGGTGTGGACAATTCTGACCGATGACGAGAAGACGCCGCTCTGGCAACATTTCAACATGAGCTCCGTGACCGACTGGGCCGTCGGCGGCGCCATCACCTATCGCGTCGGCGACGCGGCGATGATCGTGGGCGAGGTTCTGGCCGTGGAGCCGCCGCATCGCTTTGTGCACACCTTCCGCGCGCAATGGTCGCCGGCGGTGGCGGCCGACCCGGCTTCGCGCGTTACCTGGCTTCTGGAGCCGGTGGGCGATGCAGCCTGCAAGCTGACGCTGATCCACGATGATTTCGGCGGCGAGACCGAGACGAGCAAGGCGGTCGTCGGTGGTTGGCCGGAGGCTCTGTCCCGGTTGAAGACGCTGGCGGAAACCGGTGTTCCCTTCCTGCTGCCCGGTCCGGCGGCGGCCTGA
- a CDS encoding rhodanese-related sulfurtransferase has product MTDSATAVSPETAPFLVAALYHFTPFSRAAEFRQPLQAACEAEGVKGTLLLAHEGINGTIAGPDAGIHAVLSLLRAQPEFATLTHKESRASAMPFLRMKVRLKKEIVTMGVEDIDPLRSVGTYVDPQDWNALISDPNTVVIDTRNDYETAIGTFRGALDPKTKTFREFPDWVKANPALHDKPKIAMYCTGGIRCEKATAFMKAQGFEEVYHLKGGILKYLEETPAEESLWDGACFVFDDRVSVTHGLAEGDHTLCHACRQPLTAEDRASPLHEEGVACVHCHDSRSEEDRLRYRQRQHQMQLARARGTRHLGS; this is encoded by the coding sequence ATGACCGACAGCGCCACCGCCGTGTCGCCGGAAACCGCGCCGTTTCTGGTGGCAGCCCTTTATCACTTCACCCCCTTTTCGCGGGCCGCCGAGTTCCGGCAGCCGCTGCAGGCGGCCTGCGAGGCCGAAGGCGTCAAGGGCACGCTGCTGCTTGCGCATGAAGGCATTAATGGCACGATCGCGGGGCCCGATGCCGGCATCCACGCCGTGCTGTCGCTGCTGCGCGCTCAGCCGGAATTCGCCACGCTGACGCACAAGGAAAGCCGCGCCTCGGCGATGCCGTTCCTGCGCATGAAGGTGCGGCTGAAGAAAGAGATCGTGACCATGGGGGTCGAGGATATCGACCCCTTGCGCTCGGTCGGCACCTATGTCGATCCGCAGGATTGGAACGCGCTGATTTCGGACCCGAACACGGTGGTGATCGACACGCGCAACGATTACGAGACCGCAATCGGCACCTTCCGCGGCGCTCTCGACCCGAAGACGAAAACCTTCCGCGAATTCCCCGACTGGGTGAAGGCCAACCCCGCGCTGCACGACAAGCCGAAGATCGCCATGTACTGCACCGGCGGCATCCGCTGCGAAAAGGCGACGGCCTTCATGAAGGCCCAGGGGTTCGAGGAGGTCTACCACCTCAAGGGCGGCATCCTCAAATATCTCGAGGAGACGCCGGCCGAGGAGAGCCTGTGGGATGGCGCCTGCTTCGTCTTCGACGACCGCGTGTCGGTGACCCATGGGCTGGCGGAGGGAGATCATACGCTCTGCCATGCCTGCCGCCAGCCGCTGACGGCCGAGGACCGCGCCTCGCCGCTGCATGAAGAGGGCGTCGCCTGCGTCCACTGCCACGACAGCCGCAGCGAGGAGGATCGCCTGCGCTATCGCCAGAGGCAGCATCAGATGCAGCTTGCCCGCGCCCGCGGCACCCGCCATCTCGGAAGCTGA